Proteins from a genomic interval of Chroococcidiopsis thermalis PCC 7203:
- a CDS encoding response regulator, which yields MDLSTRFEKNGTKSILVCDDVYDHALLLQVILEAEGYEVILADSGAAAIAQIERAKPDLVLLDLMMPGIDGMEVARCMRQNYRNDRIPVILVAPSRRDSISVECQKLVSGIVHKPIEWEELIPQVEAIFASPFPLSSQRNSRSFSVICQ from the coding sequence ATGGACTTATCTACTCGTTTTGAAAAGAACGGTACTAAAAGTATTCTTGTCTGCGATGACGTTTACGACCACGCCTTGTTACTCCAGGTTATCTTGGAGGCTGAAGGTTATGAAGTTATACTTGCAGACTCGGGAGCAGCAGCGATCGCCCAGATAGAACGAGCAAAGCCTGACCTAGTTTTACTCGATCTGATGATGCCAGGAATAGATGGGATGGAAGTCGCGCGCTGTATGCGTCAAAATTATCGCAACGATCGCATACCAGTTATTCTAGTTGCACCTAGTCGTCGCGATTCTATTTCGGTTGAATGTCAGAAGTTAGTGAGTGGAATAGTCCACAAGCCAATTGAGTGGGAGGAATTAATTCCACAAGTAGAAGCGATCTTTGCTTCCCCGTTTCCTCTGAGTAGTCAAAGAAATTCCCGCAGCTTCTCTGTTATTTGTCAGTAA
- a CDS encoding 1-acyl-sn-glycerol-3-phosphate acyltransferase gives MVRAQPSLEFIPPALNPFVLRLTQLLSPVLLRSQTAITRIQAENTEVLVELYRAFGAGKTRFIMAFRHPSPDDPFCMAYLLHRLVPQVARQQQISLPHPIHAHFLYDRGIPLWAGAHVSCLFSNLGGIPIHRGKVDRLGLRTARNLLVNGSFPMAVAPEGATNGHGEIVSPLEPGIAQLGFWGVEDLLNAGRAEQVFIVPIGIKYSYVQPTWQPLEKLLSELEADSGLKQGGERGDASTDEVLYQRLYRLGEHLLSLMEEFYTRFYRQTLPISANAIATDAVAAENNSELKLPDSERDFAARLQALMDAALKVAEEYFHFHPQGSTIERCRRLEQAGWDWIYREDIKQVEALSPVERGLADRIAQEANLRMWHMRLVENFVAVTGKYVREKPTIERFAETTLLMWETIARIKGSSTVRRPRLGKQSVQMTVGEPISVSDRWQTYQTSRRSAKQAITDLTRDLQTALEQTI, from the coding sequence ATGGTTCGCGCCCAACCTTCGTTAGAATTTATTCCTCCAGCTCTCAATCCCTTCGTTTTGCGGCTAACTCAACTGCTGTCACCTGTCTTGCTGCGATCGCAAACAGCAATTACTCGCATTCAAGCAGAAAACACAGAAGTTTTAGTCGAGCTTTATCGCGCTTTTGGGGCTGGAAAAACTCGTTTTATCATGGCGTTCCGGCATCCCAGCCCTGACGATCCATTTTGTATGGCTTACTTACTGCATCGTCTAGTACCACAGGTAGCTCGCCAACAGCAAATATCGCTGCCACATCCAATTCACGCACATTTTCTCTACGATCGCGGTATTCCTTTATGGGCGGGAGCGCATGTGAGTTGTTTATTTTCCAACTTGGGTGGCATTCCCATTCATCGAGGCAAAGTCGATCGGCTCGGGTTGCGAACAGCTCGAAATTTGTTAGTCAACGGCAGCTTTCCAATGGCAGTCGCTCCAGAAGGAGCCACTAACGGACACGGTGAAATCGTCAGTCCTTTGGAACCTGGGATTGCTCAGTTAGGATTTTGGGGCGTTGAAGATTTGCTGAATGCCGGACGCGCCGAACAAGTTTTCATCGTGCCAATTGGAATTAAGTATTCCTACGTTCAACCTACTTGGCAACCTTTAGAAAAGCTATTGAGCGAATTGGAAGCAGATAGTGGTTTGAAGCAAGGGGGAGAAAGAGGAGATGCCTCAACTGATGAAGTCCTCTACCAACGTCTTTATCGATTGGGCGAACACTTGCTGTCTTTGATGGAAGAATTTTATACTCGGTTTTACCGTCAAACATTGCCAATTTCAGCTAATGCAATTGCTACCGATGCAGTGGCAGCAGAAAATAATTCAGAATTAAAACTACCTGATTCCGAACGAGATTTTGCAGCGCGGTTGCAGGCACTCATGGATGCGGCATTGAAAGTAGCAGAGGAGTATTTCCACTTTCACCCTCAAGGTAGTACAATCGAACGTTGTCGTCGTTTGGAACAAGCGGGCTGGGATTGGATTTATCGAGAAGATATTAAGCAAGTAGAAGCCCTGTCTCCTGTAGAGCGAGGATTAGCCGATCGCATTGCCCAGGAAGCTAACCTGAGAATGTGGCACATGCGACTCGTAGAAAATTTTGTCGCCGTCACGGGCAAGTACGTTCGAGAGAAACCGACGATCGAGCGGTTTGCCGAAACAACTTTGTTAATGTGGGAAACGATCGCCCGAATTAAAGGTAGTAGTACCGTTCGTCGTCCTCGACTGGGTAAGCAATCAGTACAAATGACAGTAGGCGAACCAATTTCAGTTTCAGATCGTTGGCAAACATATCAAACTAGTCGTCGCAGTGCTAAGCAAGCTATTACAGATCTGACAAGAGATCTGCAAACTGCTTTAGAACAAACGATCTAA
- a CDS encoding sugar transferase yields the protein MSTAFLNQASLDLREPVFAKIRKGSWWLRSIALVATDYTLLLLAWIVSENYAYWNFSDRAHDSWQMILLAVTVQIVALALQGSYQLGKKRYRYLNIIKTLIFAHGLILLFGFRSQSIFDSNRSTLILSLLTSIFFVCAGRLSVDFCFNHLHQRRILDRDSVFVICDPENYEQCLTTIKEENRYTIRGMASPKALDRYSRRETLEQLNKLGITEVFVSWDAIKNRMFLRWLFQASGIALHILPMELKPIYRDIEFKKIGGMTCLSFDCPVITGKDFWLKRIMDFIAAALFIAFTFPIYIAIAIAIKLDSPGSIFFKQTRIGLHGKPFQVWKFRTMKADAEKFQKELEALNNTKDGILFKIKDDPRITRIGKFLRRYSLDELPQLFNVLLGEMSLVGPRPLPIRDVEKFSEQHFIRQEVLPGVTGLWQVSGRSNILDFDQVIKLDLNYIENWSLGLDFEIVLKTVQVVLKKEGAY from the coding sequence ATGTCTACGGCTTTCTTAAATCAAGCTTCTCTCGATCTACGCGAACCTGTATTTGCCAAGATTAGGAAGGGTTCGTGGTGGCTGCGATCGATCGCATTGGTAGCGACAGACTATACTCTTCTACTTCTTGCTTGGATCGTCTCGGAAAATTATGCTTATTGGAATTTCTCCGATCGCGCGCATGATTCTTGGCAGATGATATTACTAGCTGTTACCGTTCAAATAGTAGCACTAGCCCTTCAAGGTTCTTATCAGTTAGGAAAAAAGCGTTATCGATATCTAAATATCATAAAAACGCTCATTTTTGCTCATGGATTAATACTACTATTTGGTTTTCGATCTCAGTCAATTTTTGATAGTAATCGTTCGACTCTGATTTTATCGTTATTAACAAGCATCTTTTTTGTTTGCGCTGGAAGATTATCCGTTGATTTCTGTTTTAACCATCTTCATCAACGGAGAATTCTAGATCGCGATTCAGTTTTTGTGATTTGCGATCCTGAAAATTACGAACAATGCCTTACAACTATTAAGGAAGAAAATCGTTACACGATCCGTGGGATGGCAAGTCCTAAAGCATTAGATAGATATTCGCGTCGAGAGACATTGGAACAGTTGAATAAATTAGGTATAACAGAAGTCTTTGTCTCTTGGGATGCAATTAAAAACAGAATGTTTCTACGCTGGCTGTTTCAAGCATCTGGGATAGCACTGCATATTTTACCAATGGAGTTAAAGCCAATTTATAGAGACATTGAGTTTAAAAAGATTGGAGGAATGACCTGTCTAAGTTTTGACTGCCCGGTAATTACTGGAAAAGATTTTTGGCTGAAGCGAATCATGGATTTTATTGCTGCTGCTTTATTTATCGCTTTCACCTTTCCCATTTACATCGCGATCGCTATAGCTATCAAACTAGATTCTCCCGGTTCAATATTTTTCAAACAAACTCGTATAGGTCTACATGGAAAACCATTTCAAGTGTGGAAATTCCGTACCATGAAGGCTGATGCAGAAAAATTTCAAAAAGAGTTAGAAGCTTTAAACAACACCAAAGATGGAATTTTATTTAAAATAAAAGACGACCCTCGCATTACTCGAATTGGTAAATTTCTCCGTCGTTACAGCTTAGATGAATTACCACAACTGTTTAACGTTCTGTTGGGAGAAATGAGTTTAGTTGGTCCCCGCCCTTTGCCAATTAGAGATGTAGAAAAGTTTTCCGAGCAACATTTTATCCGACAAGAAGTTTTACCTGGTGTTACAGGTCTTTGGCAAGTTTCAGGTCGTTCTAACATCTTAGATTTCGATCAAGTTATAAAGCTCGATCTCAACTACATTGAAAATTGGTCGCTTGGCTTAGATTTTGAGATCGTACTCAAAACAGTGCAGGTAGTTTTGAAGAAAGAGGGCGCTTACTAA
- a CDS encoding AMP-binding protein: MFTKKDFEPSVSIQSSLAYWKQQLAGVSPLLSLPTDRPRRTDRTYLGSSQSFVLSRKLTAALSLLSRQEGVTLFTTLLAAFDTLLYRYTGTEDIIVGSPVVNQNYSSIDLTFINALVLRTDLSGNPSFRQLLERVRKVISSAQNHQNVPLSILITELNLEVDPSYSPLFQVTFTFNENVFLQDIELSSLATSPWGIEDNTAKMDLALLVEQNSQGLRGKWLYNASLFDSGTIDRLNGHFQTLLASIVANPQQPISELSLLTTKEQQQLLVEFNNTQTDYPRDKCIHQLFEQQVVQNPERVAAIFEEQQLTYGELNAKANRLACYLQQHGVSPDVLVGLYVERSLLMMVALLGIHKAGGAYVPLDPNFPPERISFMLQDSQAPVIVTQQKLIPNLVVEPNVRIIAIDTMWDEIEQQAIANPDSGVKLENLSYVIYTSGSTGKPKGVMVEHRNVVNFFTGMDGAIEHNPPGVWLAVTSLSFDISVLELFWTLARGFKVVIYDPKKERTATVKPSSLQNADMSVDTDLVLSQLPLLDRVKVQSNLPVTEAATQNHSVAGLIARHQVTHLQCTPSMAGLLIADPPTRRAMRQLRQMMVGGEALTEALALQLQQIVAGQIHNMYGPTETAIWSATHTLTQVNGIVPVGRPIANTELYILDKNGQPVPVGVAGELLIGGEGVTRGYLNRLELTQERFIPNPFSQNPTDRLYRTGDLARYRMNGNVEFLGRIDFQVKVRGYRIELGEIETILSRHEAVREAVIVVREDVPGDKRLVAYVLPQLGQQPVNAQLREYLLAQLPEYMVPSNFVMLEAFPLTPNNKVDRKALPALVQVRQQLKETFVATQDELELKLTKIWEKVLGIQPISLKHNFFELGGNSLIAVRLFAEIEKTWSRNLPLATLFERPTVEKLADLLRQEESSVVWSSLVPIQPNGSKPPLFCIHEMIGDVLKYYPLANYLGCEQPVYGLRAQGLDGKQEPLRRVEDMANHYIDEIRSFQPNGPYFLAGFSFGGLVAFEMARTLHAQGQKVALLALFDTSSPNLVETNRSLVKFMRVHLSNLWQLKSKEKLGYVENWVQWKLHKGSYKDFISRRLSDPLKNGKVIDYNFQAVKEYIPQVYPKQGKVTLFRCKVQDVKFADRSDLGWGELISNGLEIEHIPGDHLSLLKEPVVQLVAEKLKFYLEQAQTEKLLSID, translated from the coding sequence ATGTTTACTAAAAAAGATTTTGAACCATCGGTTTCGATCCAGTCTTCACTCGCTTACTGGAAACAACAATTAGCAGGTGTGTCACCTTTGTTATCACTCCCTACCGATCGACCGCGACGCACAGATAGAACTTATCTAGGTAGTTCTCAATCGTTTGTGCTGTCTCGAAAATTAACAGCCGCACTCAGCTTATTAAGCAGACAGGAAGGTGTCACCTTATTTACAACTTTACTAGCAGCATTTGATACATTGCTTTACCGCTATACAGGTACGGAAGATATCATAGTAGGTTCTCCTGTTGTCAACCAAAATTATTCCTCGATAGACTTGACTTTTATTAATGCTCTAGTTCTTCGCACCGACCTGTCTGGAAACCCCAGTTTTCGACAATTACTAGAGCGAGTACGGAAAGTTATTTCGTCAGCGCAAAATCATCAAAATGTCCCTCTTTCAATCTTAATAACAGAATTAAATTTGGAGGTAGACCCAAGTTATTCACCTTTATTTCAAGTAACATTTACTTTTAACGAAAATGTTTTTTTACAAGACATCGAGCTTTCTAGCTTGGCTACAAGTCCTTGGGGAATAGAAGATAACACAGCAAAGATGGATCTAGCTTTGTTAGTAGAACAAAATAGTCAAGGATTAAGGGGAAAGTGGTTATATAACGCTAGTTTATTTGATTCAGGCACGATCGATCGGCTGAACGGGCATTTCCAGACTTTACTAGCAAGTATAGTTGCTAACCCACAACAGCCCATTTCTGAATTATCTCTTCTAACTACAAAAGAGCAACAGCAGCTACTCGTAGAATTCAATAACACCCAGACAGACTATCCCCGAGATAAATGCATCCATCAGTTATTTGAGCAGCAGGTAGTACAAAATCCAGAAAGAGTTGCTGCGATCTTTGAAGAACAACAGTTAACCTACGGCGAGTTGAATGCAAAAGCCAACCGACTAGCTTGTTATTTACAACAACATGGTGTAAGTCCCGATGTTTTAGTGGGTTTGTACGTAGAGCGATCGCTCTTAATGATGGTGGCGTTGCTGGGAATTCACAAGGCAGGCGGTGCTTACGTTCCCCTCGATCCTAATTTTCCACCAGAACGCATCAGCTTCATGCTGCAAGATTCCCAAGCTCCGGTTATCGTGACACAGCAGAAGCTAATACCAAATCTGGTTGTCGAACCAAATGTGCGAATTATCGCGATCGATACGATGTGGGATGAGATTGAGCAACAGGCGATCGCCAATCCCGATAGTGGCGTGAAGCTAGAAAACTTGAGCTATGTTATCTATACCTCTGGTTCTACAGGTAAGCCGAAGGGCGTGATGGTAGAACACCGTAATGTAGTCAATTTCTTTACGGGAATGGATGGAGCGATCGAGCATAACCCTCCTGGGGTCTGGTTAGCGGTTACGAGTTTGTCCTTTGATATTTCGGTTTTAGAGCTGTTTTGGACGCTGGCGCGAGGATTTAAGGTCGTCATCTACGATCCCAAGAAAGAGCGTACCGCTACTGTCAAACCGTCATCGCTCCAGAATGCAGACATGTCAGTTGATACCGATCTGGTTTTGTCTCAACTACCACTACTCGATCGCGTTAAGGTACAGTCCAATCTGCCCGTGACTGAAGCCGCAACACAGAACCACTCTGTGGCTGGACTGATCGCTCGCCATCAAGTGACACACCTGCAATGCACTCCATCAATGGCGGGTTTATTAATTGCCGATCCCCCTACCCGCAGAGCGATGAGACAGTTGCGTCAGATGATGGTTGGTGGCGAAGCTCTGACCGAAGCCTTAGCGCTTCAACTCCAGCAGATTGTCGCAGGACAAATTCACAATATGTACGGTCCTACAGAAACTGCTATTTGGTCGGCAACTCATACGCTGACGCAAGTGAATGGAATCGTTCCCGTCGGTCGTCCAATTGCCAACACCGAACTGTATATTTTAGATAAGAACGGTCAACCGGTTCCCGTAGGAGTCGCAGGCGAACTCCTAATCGGGGGCGAAGGTGTGACTCGCGGTTATCTGAACAGACTGGAGTTAACCCAAGAGCGGTTTATTCCCAATCCTTTCAGTCAAAATCCGACAGATCGTCTCTACCGCACTGGAGACTTAGCGCGCTATCGGATGAATGGTAATGTAGAATTTCTCGGTCGCATCGACTTTCAAGTGAAAGTGCGGGGCTATCGCATCGAATTAGGGGAAATTGAAACAATTTTGAGTCGCCACGAGGCAGTTCGAGAAGCAGTCATTGTTGTTCGCGAAGATGTACCGGGTGACAAGCGCCTGGTTGCCTACGTACTACCACAGCTAGGACAACAGCCTGTCAATGCACAGTTGCGAGAATATTTACTGGCTCAGTTGCCTGAATACATGGTTCCCTCAAACTTTGTGATGTTGGAGGCTTTTCCCCTCACACCGAATAATAAAGTCGATCGCAAAGCTTTACCAGCATTGGTGCAGGTTCGGCAACAACTAAAAGAAACATTTGTAGCTACTCAAGATGAGTTGGAGCTGAAGCTAACGAAAATTTGGGAAAAGGTTTTAGGCATTCAACCTATTAGCTTGAAACACAACTTCTTTGAATTAGGAGGCAACTCGCTAATAGCTGTACGCCTATTTGCTGAAATTGAAAAAACTTGGAGTCGAAACCTTCCTTTGGCTACCCTTTTTGAGCGACCCACAGTTGAGAAACTTGCCGATCTTCTGCGTCAGGAAGAATCTTCAGTTGTTTGGTCGTCACTTGTGCCAATTCAACCCAATGGCTCGAAACCACCTTTGTTCTGCATTCATGAAATGATTGGTGACGTTCTAAAGTATTATCCTTTAGCAAATTATTTGGGTTGCGAACAACCAGTTTATGGACTACGAGCGCAAGGACTAGATGGTAAACAAGAGCCTCTTCGCCGAGTTGAAGATATGGCGAACCACTATATCGATGAGATCCGCAGCTTTCAGCCTAATGGTCCTTATTTTTTAGCAGGATTCTCGTTTGGTGGACTAGTGGCATTTGAGATGGCTAGGACACTTCATGCTCAAGGACAGAAAGTAGCTCTACTAGCATTATTCGATACTAGCTCTCCTAACTTGGTAGAAACTAATCGATCGCTTGTTAAATTCATGCGAGTTCATTTAAGTAATCTTTGGCAACTCAAATCTAAAGAAAAATTAGGATACGTTGAGAATTGGGTGCAGTGGAAGTTGCACAAGGGAAGTTACAAAGACTTTATATCTAGGCGTTTATCCGATCCACTCAAAAATGGCAAAGTCATTGACTATAATTTCCAAGCTGTTAAAGAATATATCCCCCAAGTTTACCCAAAACAAGGAAAAGTTACTCTCTTTCGTTGCAAAGTACAGGATGTAAAATTTGCCGATCGTTCTGATTTGGGTTGGGGTGAATTGATATCTAATGGCTTAGAAATCGAGCATATTCCTGGAGATCATCTTAGTTTGTTAAAGGAACCTGTTGTCCAATTGGTTGCTGAAAAATTGAAGTTTTATCTAGAGCAAGCTCAAACAGAGAAATTATTATCGATTGATTAA
- a CDS encoding oligosaccharide flippase family protein — translation MSEQRKLVTNSLSMLVNRLTQGVVAFVLTATIARTLGAYALGQYLLAFSYYYMFMSIVSQGLKNFFTQQLSRDLKEMPVYLVNGTLLQLFFSIIGYLALVAVVSVLPYSSDTSTVCYIMGLTIIPFSLSNITEAIFQAQEKMHLIALSTVPIYISRLLVMIWAINLKYGVDRLAAIVVISETIILLIEWCCAFKVSSVKWQIRPAFIWKTVKRSRTFFAIEAMGIIANKMQILILSILGSESLVGIYGAIEQLIQPCYIVCDSILLAAFPKMSKVVKLGREKQRQLGEQIIQILLCFILPLIAGMLLLAGNLFDFLYQDPTFKDALLPFDIVVLALLIFPFSKSCGYILVANGYERFHLIEVFVTTILGGLSGIFLISQYKLLGAAYMAIVISLSSAGVLTYAVYNRLFSFNLWKIIRRPIIISVLISPVFIFLKALNLHFLTVLFIATCVYVMLIASFNVQALVNFGSTYTKFFKKSNI, via the coding sequence ATGTCAGAACAACGCAAACTAGTTACAAATTCTCTCTCAATGCTGGTCAATAGGTTAACACAGGGTGTAGTAGCCTTTGTATTAACAGCAACTATTGCTCGCACACTTGGAGCCTATGCATTAGGGCAGTATTTACTAGCATTTAGCTACTACTATATGTTCATGAGCATAGTTTCTCAAGGGCTAAAAAACTTTTTTACGCAGCAACTATCTCGCGACCTTAAAGAAATGCCAGTTTATCTGGTCAATGGAACTTTACTGCAATTATTTTTCAGCATCATTGGTTATTTAGCCCTAGTTGCTGTAGTTTCTGTACTACCCTACAGTTCTGATACTTCGACTGTTTGCTACATTATGGGGTTAACTATTATCCCCTTTTCACTTTCCAACATTACAGAAGCAATTTTTCAAGCACAAGAAAAAATGCACTTGATTGCATTATCCACCGTGCCTATTTATATATCGCGCTTGCTCGTAATGATTTGGGCAATTAACCTTAAATATGGAGTCGATCGCCTTGCTGCGATCGTGGTGATTTCCGAAACCATAATTTTGCTAATCGAGTGGTGCTGTGCGTTCAAAGTGAGCAGTGTCAAATGGCAAATTAGACCAGCATTTATTTGGAAAACGGTTAAAAGATCTCGGACATTTTTTGCAATTGAAGCAATGGGAATAATTGCAAATAAAATGCAAATACTTATTTTGTCAATTTTAGGTAGTGAATCATTAGTTGGTATTTATGGTGCGATTGAACAATTGATTCAACCTTGCTATATTGTTTGTGATAGCATTCTTTTAGCTGCTTTTCCTAAAATGTCAAAAGTGGTAAAACTAGGAAGAGAAAAGCAACGTCAGCTTGGAGAACAAATTATTCAGATTTTACTGTGTTTTATCCTGCCTTTAATAGCTGGAATGTTGTTACTAGCTGGTAATTTGTTTGATTTCCTTTACCAAGATCCCACTTTCAAAGACGCACTGCTACCTTTCGATATAGTTGTATTGGCACTGTTAATATTTCCTTTCTCCAAAAGCTGTGGATATATTTTAGTGGCGAATGGTTATGAAAGATTTCACTTAATAGAAGTGTTCGTTACTACTATTTTGGGAGGGCTGTCGGGCATATTTTTGATTTCGCAATATAAGTTGTTAGGTGCAGCATATATGGCTATAGTTATTTCTTTGAGTAGTGCTGGTGTACTTACTTATGCTGTATATAACCGCTTGTTTTCATTCAATTTATGGAAAATAATACGTCGTCCAATAATTATTAGCGTTTTAATTTCACCCGTTTTCATTTTTCTAAAAGCACTCAATTTACATTTTTTGACAGTTTTATTTATAGCTACTTGTGTATATGTAATGTTAATTGCGTCATTCAACGTTCAAGCATTAGTTAACTTCGGTTCGACATATACCAAGTTTTTTAAAAAAAGTAATATTTAG
- a CDS encoding glycosyltransferase family 2 protein: MLESNSGFMNENIQAVVSVVIPTRNRPYIVSKAVTSVLAQTIKSIEVIVVVDGPDEATVNKLKQIEDTRLRVIALPVNLGSSGARNVGVREAKGTWIAFLDDDDEWLPEKIERQLEVAYQSSYAFPVVSCRFFANTSEGQLIWPKRLPLPSEPVSEYLFVRNSLFVGETFIATSTILTRKELLEKIPFNENLPRHEDFDWLVRVSVTEGVGIEFVLEPMAILDVVWVSKRKSLSNINKWQYSLNWVRSVRDIVTSRAYSALVTTVVSAQAASDRDFRAFIPLLWEAIKFGKPRFLDILLYFSMWLIPRDFRQLLRFIFNKNFGKITQQTLFKKHV, from the coding sequence ATGTTAGAGAGCAATAGTGGATTTATGAATGAGAATATTCAAGCAGTTGTTAGTGTCGTTATTCCTACACGCAACAGACCATATATTGTTAGCAAAGCAGTCACAAGTGTTTTGGCTCAAACAATTAAATCGATAGAGGTAATTGTGGTAGTAGATGGACCGGATGAGGCTACAGTCAACAAACTTAAGCAGATAGAAGATACACGACTCAGAGTCATAGCGTTACCAGTTAATCTTGGTTCTTCAGGTGCTAGAAATGTTGGTGTTAGAGAAGCTAAAGGTACTTGGATAGCTTTTCTTGATGATGATGATGAATGGCTACCCGAAAAAATCGAGCGTCAACTAGAAGTAGCATATCAGTCATCTTACGCTTTTCCTGTTGTTTCCTGTCGCTTCTTTGCTAATACTTCAGAAGGTCAATTAATTTGGCCCAAAAGACTACCACTTCCCTCTGAACCTGTAAGCGAATATTTATTTGTACGGAACTCTTTATTTGTTGGAGAAACCTTTATAGCTACTTCTACAATTTTGACTCGAAAAGAATTATTAGAAAAAATACCTTTTAACGAGAATTTACCAAGACACGAAGATTTTGACTGGTTGGTTAGAGTTAGTGTCACTGAGGGTGTAGGAATCGAGTTTGTGCTTGAACCTATGGCTATTCTCGATGTTGTATGGGTTTCAAAGCGTAAAAGCTTAAGTAACATCAATAAGTGGCAATATTCTTTAAATTGGGTTCGTTCTGTCCGGGATATAGTTACGTCACGAGCATATTCAGCCTTGGTAACAACAGTTGTGAGCGCGCAAGCTGCATCCGATCGAGATTTTCGAGCTTTTATACCTCTTTTGTGGGAAGCAATAAAATTTGGTAAGCCCAGATTTCTAGATATTTTATTATATTTCTCAATGTGGCTGATCCCTAGAGATTTTCGGCAATTACTACGCTTTATCTTCAATAAAAATTTTGGAAAAATAACTCAACAAACACTTTTCAAAAAGCATGTATAA
- a CDS encoding O-antigen ligase family protein, translating to MSKRLILIEKIFTVVSLLHYTGGPLAVILSGGASEGNNLVATPDYALIQFLFFINFSISFFLLVLRWKKTIKSLTQGKHITVLLGLCFVSLLWSAAPTVTLVRSVAILGTSLFGIYLATRYSLKEQLQLLAWTFGIVIVFSIIFIVFLPRYGLMSGLHTGKWRGIFAHKNVLGNLMVLSSMVFLLVALNERKYKILLWGGFASSTVILLQTKSSSSLIIFFIIMSVFLTIRSIRMPYVLTIPTLLLLALIGQILYLWLADNTTYLLSSIGKDTTLTGRVDLWPAVLDKIWQRPWLGYGYSGFWGGWDRESAYVWRVTGWTPPNSHNGFLDLWLDLGILGLLIYLLGFLASFLKSLVWVRISRTSISLWPVMYIIYFWLSNQTETTLLKQNEIYWLLYVTVIFSMAVSSNRLERNNLNYFK from the coding sequence ATGAGTAAACGCCTCATACTGATTGAGAAGATATTTACAGTTGTTTCTTTACTCCATTACACGGGAGGACCCCTAGCTGTAATTTTATCAGGAGGAGCAAGCGAAGGAAATAATTTAGTCGCAACACCTGATTATGCCTTGATTCAATTTCTGTTCTTTATAAACTTTTCAATCTCCTTTTTTTTATTAGTTTTGCGATGGAAGAAAACGATTAAATCTCTCACTCAAGGTAAACATATAACAGTATTATTAGGGCTGTGTTTTGTCTCCTTGTTGTGGTCGGCTGCACCAACTGTTACCTTAGTGCGTAGTGTAGCAATACTCGGTACTAGTTTATTTGGAATTTACTTAGCTACTCGCTATAGCTTAAAGGAGCAACTTCAATTACTAGCTTGGACATTCGGAATAGTCATTGTTTTTAGCATTATATTTATTGTATTTTTACCCAGATATGGATTAATGTCAGGGTTGCATACAGGAAAGTGGCGAGGAATATTTGCTCACAAAAACGTTCTTGGAAATTTGATGGTTTTGAGTAGCATGGTTTTTCTACTTGTAGCCCTCAACGAACGAAAATATAAAATTTTACTTTGGGGAGGCTTTGCATCTTCTACAGTTATCTTATTACAGACAAAATCCTCTTCATCACTCATTATTTTTTTTATTATTATGTCTGTATTCTTGACAATAAGATCGATACGTATGCCATACGTATTGACGATCCCTACACTACTTTTGCTAGCTTTAATAGGACAAATTTTATATCTATGGCTAGCAGATAATACAACATATCTACTAAGTTCAATTGGTAAAGATACAACGCTTACTGGTCGTGTAGACCTTTGGCCAGCAGTGTTAGATAAAATTTGGCAACGCCCTTGGTTAGGCTATGGATACAGTGGATTCTGGGGTGGTTGGGATCGTGAGTCTGCTTATGTATGGAGAGTAACAGGATGGACACCCCCAAATAGCCACAATGGTTTTTTAGATCTCTGGTTAGATTTAGGTATTTTAGGATTACTTATTTATCTTCTAGGTTTTTTGGCAAGTTTTTTGAAGAGTTTAGTTTGGGTACGCATCAGTAGAACATCAATTAGTTTGTGGCCCGTTATGTACATCATCTACTTTTGGCTATCTAACCAAACTGAGACTACTCTATTGAAACAAAATGAGATTTATTGGCTGCTTTATGTCACAGTAATATTTTCAATGGCTGTCTCATCTAATCGCTTAGAAAGGAATAATTTAAATTATTTTAAATAA